One part of the Populus alba chromosome 18, ASM523922v2, whole genome shotgun sequence genome encodes these proteins:
- the LOC118051033 gene encoding TOM1-like protein 9 isoform X1 yields MVNAMVERATSDMLIGPDWAMNIEICDICNRDPSQAKDVVKGIKKKLGSRNAKVQLLSLTLLETIIKNCGDFVHMHVAEKDLLHEMVRIAKKKPDLHVKEKILVLVDTWQEAFGGARARYPQYYAAYQELLRAGAVFPPRSERSTPLFTPPQTQPLSSYPQNLRNIEYPQGAAESPAESEFPTLSLTEIQNARGIMDVLSEMLNALDPRNQEGIRQEVIVDLVDQCRTYKQRVVHLVNSTSDESLLCQGLALNDDLQRVLARHESISSGTPVPVQDEKLKAESSGALVDIGAPLVDTGDNKGKQPDGGSTSNSSAGAQTLNQLLLPAPPATNAPTTPAAANTKVDLLSGDDYNSPKAATSLALVPVGEAQATTPLSQQNALVLFDMFSDGNNAPNAVNMQATNLAGPTNSLTPQFQQQQNFQTPDAGVYRNGNAPNMGSPRYEQSVYMQASGPAWNGHPPQQQQLPASPVYGAQNGGSLPPPPWEAQPADTSPVTGAQYPQSMQVPQMAVTHSQPLPSGMHPQGPQPVGNEQVGMYMQPITTGHLPAVNNQSAPSNQFLGMNPHAMQGGQYMGMYPQPMQAGPMAVMYPQQVYGNQMAGYGYGLQQGTQYLEQRMNGVSVRYDNGLRNSSYQVSTTPYVPSGKPSKPEDKLFGDLVDISKFKPGKSTPGG; encoded by the exons ATGGTGAATGCTATGGTGGAAAGAGCCACGAGCGACATGCTGATCGGGCCTGATTGGGCTATGAATATCGAGATCTGTGATATATGCAATCGCGACCCTTC GCAAGCGAAGGATGTTGTCAAGGGAATAAAGAAGAAACTTGGTAGTAGGAATGCAAAAGTTCAGCTACTTTCCCTAACA CTGTTAGAAACGATCATAAAGAACTGTGGGGACTTTGTACATATGCATGTGGCAGAGAAAGATCTTCTTCATGAGATGGTCAGAATAGCTAAGAAAAAG CCTGACCTTCATGTCAAAGAGAAGATATTGGTTCTGGTCGATACTTGGCAAGAAGCTTTTGGTGGTGCAAGGGCAAGATATCCGCAATATTATGCTGCATACCAAGAGTTGTTG CGTGCTGGGGCAGTATTCCCTCCCAGGTCTGAGAGGTCCACACCTCTATTCACACCTCCACAAACACAGCCTTTGTCATCGTATCCTCAAAATCTGCGCAATATTGAGTATCCACAAGGAGCAGCTGAATCTCCAGCAGAGTCAGAGTTCCCAACCTTGAG CTTGACAGAAATTCAAAATGCTCGGGGTATAATGGATGTTCTATCAGAGATGCTAAATGCATTAGATCCAAGGAACCAAGAG GGGATTAGGCAGGAGGTTATTGTTGACCTAGTGGATCAATGTCGTACATACAAGCAAAGAGTGGTACATCTTGTTAATTCAACTTC GGATGAATCACTACTGTGTCAAGGATTAGCATTGAATGATGACTTGCAGCGAGTACTTGCCAGGCACGAATCCATTTCTTCAGGAACTCCTGTTCCAGTCCAGGATGAAAAACTGAAAGCTGAATCTAGTGGAGCACTTGTAGATATTGGTGCTCCTCTAGTTGATACTGGAGATAATAAGGGCAAACAGCCTGATGGGGG ATCAACCTCAAATTCTAGTGCAGGGGCTCAAACACTAAACCAGCTGTTGCTCCCCGCACCTCCTGCAACTAATGCTCCAACTACTCCAGCAGCAGCCAATACCAAAGTGGACCTGTTGAGTGGTGATGATTATAACTCACCAAAGGCCGCGACTTCTCTGGCTCTTGTTCCTGTTGGAGAAGCACAGGCAACCACACCTCTGTCACAGCAGAATGCACTTGTTCTTTTTGACATGTTTTCTGATGGTAACAATGCTCCAAATGCAGTCAATATGCAGGCTACCAATCTTGCTGGACCAACCAATTCTTTGACTCCACAATTCCAACAGCAACAGAATTTTCAAACACCAGATGCTGGTGTTTACAGGAATGGAAATGCCCCTAATATGGGATCACCACGATATGAGCAGTCAGTATACATGCAAGCCTCTGGTCCTGCATGGAATGGACATCCTCCTCAGCAGCAACAGCTGCCGGCCTCACCTGTTTATG GTGCTCAAAATGGTGGATCTCTGCCTCCACCTCCCTGGGAAGCTCAGCCAGCAGACACAAGCCCAGTGACAGGCGCTCAATACCCTCAATCAATGCAAGTTCCTCAGATGGCTGTCACGCATTCACAACCACTGCCTAGTGGTATGCACCCTCAAGGGCCTCAACCAGTGGGTAATGAACAGGTGGGTATGTACATGCAGCCAATCACAACCGGCCATTTGCCTGCAGTTAATAATCAGAGCGCACCAAGCAATCAGTTTTTAGGCATGAATCCTCATGCAATGCAGGGAGGGCAGTATATGGGTATGTATCCACAACCAATGCAAGCTGGCCCGATGGCCGTTATGTATCCTCAACAAGTTTACGGCAACCAAATGGCTGGATATGGGTATGGTTTGCAGCAAGGGACGCAGTACCTTGAACAGCGAATGAATGGAGTATCTGTTAGATATGACAATGGCCTGAGAAACTCATCTTACCAGGTCTCAACAACTCCTTATGTTCCGTCTGGTAAGCCTTCCAAGCCAGAGGATAAGCTATTTGGAGACCTagttgatatttcaaaattcaagCCAGGAAAATCCACCCCGGGGGGGTAG
- the LOC118051033 gene encoding TOM1-like protein 9 isoform X2, whose product MHVAEKDLLHEMVRIAKKKPDLHVKEKILVLVDTWQEAFGGARARYPQYYAAYQELLRAGAVFPPRSERSTPLFTPPQTQPLSSYPQNLRNIEYPQGAAESPAESEFPTLSLTEIQNARGIMDVLSEMLNALDPRNQEGIRQEVIVDLVDQCRTYKQRVVHLVNSTSDESLLCQGLALNDDLQRVLARHESISSGTPVPVQDEKLKAESSGALVDIGAPLVDTGDNKGKQPDGGSTSNSSAGAQTLNQLLLPAPPATNAPTTPAAANTKVDLLSGDDYNSPKAATSLALVPVGEAQATTPLSQQNALVLFDMFSDGNNAPNAVNMQATNLAGPTNSLTPQFQQQQNFQTPDAGVYRNGNAPNMGSPRYEQSVYMQASGPAWNGHPPQQQQLPASPVYGAQNGGSLPPPPWEAQPADTSPVTGAQYPQSMQVPQMAVTHSQPLPSGMHPQGPQPVGNEQVGMYMQPITTGHLPAVNNQSAPSNQFLGMNPHAMQGGQYMGMYPQPMQAGPMAVMYPQQVYGNQMAGYGYGLQQGTQYLEQRMNGVSVRYDNGLRNSSYQVSTTPYVPSGKPSKPEDKLFGDLVDISKFKPGKSTPGG is encoded by the exons ATGCATGTGGCAGAGAAAGATCTTCTTCATGAGATGGTCAGAATAGCTAAGAAAAAG CCTGACCTTCATGTCAAAGAGAAGATATTGGTTCTGGTCGATACTTGGCAAGAAGCTTTTGGTGGTGCAAGGGCAAGATATCCGCAATATTATGCTGCATACCAAGAGTTGTTG CGTGCTGGGGCAGTATTCCCTCCCAGGTCTGAGAGGTCCACACCTCTATTCACACCTCCACAAACACAGCCTTTGTCATCGTATCCTCAAAATCTGCGCAATATTGAGTATCCACAAGGAGCAGCTGAATCTCCAGCAGAGTCAGAGTTCCCAACCTTGAG CTTGACAGAAATTCAAAATGCTCGGGGTATAATGGATGTTCTATCAGAGATGCTAAATGCATTAGATCCAAGGAACCAAGAG GGGATTAGGCAGGAGGTTATTGTTGACCTAGTGGATCAATGTCGTACATACAAGCAAAGAGTGGTACATCTTGTTAATTCAACTTC GGATGAATCACTACTGTGTCAAGGATTAGCATTGAATGATGACTTGCAGCGAGTACTTGCCAGGCACGAATCCATTTCTTCAGGAACTCCTGTTCCAGTCCAGGATGAAAAACTGAAAGCTGAATCTAGTGGAGCACTTGTAGATATTGGTGCTCCTCTAGTTGATACTGGAGATAATAAGGGCAAACAGCCTGATGGGGG ATCAACCTCAAATTCTAGTGCAGGGGCTCAAACACTAAACCAGCTGTTGCTCCCCGCACCTCCTGCAACTAATGCTCCAACTACTCCAGCAGCAGCCAATACCAAAGTGGACCTGTTGAGTGGTGATGATTATAACTCACCAAAGGCCGCGACTTCTCTGGCTCTTGTTCCTGTTGGAGAAGCACAGGCAACCACACCTCTGTCACAGCAGAATGCACTTGTTCTTTTTGACATGTTTTCTGATGGTAACAATGCTCCAAATGCAGTCAATATGCAGGCTACCAATCTTGCTGGACCAACCAATTCTTTGACTCCACAATTCCAACAGCAACAGAATTTTCAAACACCAGATGCTGGTGTTTACAGGAATGGAAATGCCCCTAATATGGGATCACCACGATATGAGCAGTCAGTATACATGCAAGCCTCTGGTCCTGCATGGAATGGACATCCTCCTCAGCAGCAACAGCTGCCGGCCTCACCTGTTTATG GTGCTCAAAATGGTGGATCTCTGCCTCCACCTCCCTGGGAAGCTCAGCCAGCAGACACAAGCCCAGTGACAGGCGCTCAATACCCTCAATCAATGCAAGTTCCTCAGATGGCTGTCACGCATTCACAACCACTGCCTAGTGGTATGCACCCTCAAGGGCCTCAACCAGTGGGTAATGAACAGGTGGGTATGTACATGCAGCCAATCACAACCGGCCATTTGCCTGCAGTTAATAATCAGAGCGCACCAAGCAATCAGTTTTTAGGCATGAATCCTCATGCAATGCAGGGAGGGCAGTATATGGGTATGTATCCACAACCAATGCAAGCTGGCCCGATGGCCGTTATGTATCCTCAACAAGTTTACGGCAACCAAATGGCTGGATATGGGTATGGTTTGCAGCAAGGGACGCAGTACCTTGAACAGCGAATGAATGGAGTATCTGTTAGATATGACAATGGCCTGAGAAACTCATCTTACCAGGTCTCAACAACTCCTTATGTTCCGTCTGGTAAGCCTTCCAAGCCAGAGGATAAGCTATTTGGAGACCTagttgatatttcaaaattcaagCCAGGAAAATCCACCCCGGGGGGGTAG
- the LOC118051032 gene encoding protein PEROXIN-4 isoform X2: MQASRARLFKEYKEVQREKVADPDIQLACDDTNIFKWTALIKGPSETPFEGGVFQLVFSVPEQYPLQPPQVRFLTKIFHPNVHFKTGEICLDILKNAWSPAWTLQSVCRAIIALMAHPEPDSPLNCDSGSSNS; this comes from the exons aTGCAGGCATCAAGAGCGAGGTTATTTAAGGAATACAAAGAGGTTCAGAGAGAGAAAGTAGCTGATCCTGATATTCAATTAGCTTGCGATGATACTAACATTTTTAAATGGACTGCTTTAATCAAG GGACCGTCAGAGACTCCTTTTGAGGGTGGAGTTTTCCAGCTTGTGTTTTCTGTTCCGGAACAGTATCCTTTGCAGCCTCCGCAAGTGCGGTTCTTGACAAAAATATTTCACCCAAATGTGCATTTTAAG ACAGGAGAAATATGCCTTGATATCTTGAAGAATGCTTGGAGCCCAGCTTGGACTCTGCAGTCTGTTTGTAGGGCTATAATTGCTTTGATGGCCCACCCAGAACCTGATAGCCCTCTAAACTGTGATTCAG GAAGCAGTAACTCATGA
- the LOC118051032 gene encoding protein PEROXIN-4 isoform X1, which produces MQASRARLFKEYKEVQREKVADPDIQLACDDTNIFKWTALIKGPSETPFEGGVFQLVFSVPEQYPLQPPQVRFLTKIFHPNVHFKTGEICLDILKNAWSPAWTLQSVCRAIIALMAHPEPDSPLNCDSGNLLRSGDVRGYQSMARMYTRLAASPKKG; this is translated from the exons aTGCAGGCATCAAGAGCGAGGTTATTTAAGGAATACAAAGAGGTTCAGAGAGAGAAAGTAGCTGATCCTGATATTCAATTAGCTTGCGATGATACTAACATTTTTAAATGGACTGCTTTAATCAAG GGACCGTCAGAGACTCCTTTTGAGGGTGGAGTTTTCCAGCTTGTGTTTTCTGTTCCGGAACAGTATCCTTTGCAGCCTCCGCAAGTGCGGTTCTTGACAAAAATATTTCACCCAAATGTGCATTTTAAG ACAGGAGAAATATGCCTTGATATCTTGAAGAATGCTTGGAGCCCAGCTTGGACTCTGCAGTCTGTTTGTAGGGCTATAATTGCTTTGATGGCCCACCCAGAACCTGATAGCCCTCTAAACTGTGATTCAG GAAACCTTCTACGTTCTGGTGATGTCAGAGGTTATCAATCAATGGCAAGAATGTATACAAGACTTGCAGCCTCGCCAAAGAAGGGGTGA
- the LOC118051031 gene encoding protein tesmin/TSO1-like CXC 6 has translation MEQSETVTEYTPKKLAPQKLDFTAPICRTAPANVPSQTQQVQVNLQTQTPPRPEMPPPPYQARPVLQHEAVAQRIPHPVHKISAMPRGKQDSPGSRLANDGTPKKPKQCNCKNSMCLKLYCECFAAGIHCNGCNCLNCHNNVENEKERKEAVETTLQRNPNAFRPKIASSPHGSRDTMEDAQEVQMLGKHNKGCNCKRSGCLKKYCECFQGNIFCSENCKCLECKNFEGSDERRALFHGSPHATAYAQQATNAAISGAIGSSGYGTTLATKKRKSEELFGVATKDQSAHSTAKFSQGNTLRNSAAFSSPLSVPVSRTANGAVLGSTKPTYRSPLAGVLQPQFVKEMCTLLVTISGKATEPLAGKVGKMDTRSERENIETYSASPTQEKESSLKGWNAIEHMPDDCLNGNKAEKDGSIDSGDVENARPSSPDIDLMCHEEEMMFMEMGSPVGVAQLCQSKTQKPDDGYECSQLHAEQEKIILTSFLDILNRVSTYGSIKVCQSGNQKEPAVRDTVKTEIEMGNHRNGYHNRGVAALVLNGDLPNKAASPVQKEFTERSTIKAGIQMGKHKAHHSNGTTQSPVITNLTSTVLPIKAASPVQQESVERGTKTARTDIENHSGYDNGIMKSPVLAPSASNTDLPVKAASPVENRERNPAGQCSWKDL, from the exons ATGGAACAGAGTGAAACGGTGACGGAATACACGCCAAAGAAATTGGCTCCACAGAAATTGGATTTCACGGCGCCGATTTGTAGAACTGCGCCGGCGAATGTCCCATCCCAGACACAGCAAGTGCAGGTGAATTTGCAGACACAAACTCCTCCGAGGCCGGAAATGCCTCCCCCTCCATATCAGGCACGGCCTGTGTTGCAGCATGAGGCGGTGGCGCAGCGGATACCGCACCCGGTGCATAAGATTTCGGCAATGCCGCGGGG CAAGCAAGACTCACCTGGATCACGGCTGGCGAATGATGGCACTCCTAAGAAACCAAAGCAATGTAATTGTAAAAATTCGATGTGCTTGAAATT GTATTGCGAGTGCTTTGCTGCTGGAATTCATTGTAATGGTTGCAACTGTTTAAATTGTCATAATaatgttgaaaatgaaaaagagaggaaagaggCAGTTGAAACAACCCTTCAGCGTAATCCAAATGCTTTTAGACCAAAGATTGCTAGCAGTCCGCATGGATCTCGGGATACTATG gAAGATGCACAGGAAGTTCAAATGTTGGGAAAACACAATAAAGGATGTAATTGCAAGAGATCAGGGTGCCTCAAGAAGTATTGTGAGTGCTTCCAAGGAAATATCTTCTGCTCTGAGAATTGTAAATGCTTGGAATGCAAGAATTTCGAAGGTAGTGATGAAAGAAGGGCTCTCTTTCATGGCAGTCCTCATGCCACAGCTTATGCGCAACAGGCAACAAATGCAGCAATTAGTGGGGCCATCGGATCATCTGGCTATGGGACCACTTTGGCaaccaagaaaaggaaaagtgaGGAACTGTTTGGCGTAGCAACCAAGGATCAGTCTGCTCACAGTACTGCGAAATTCTCACAG GGAAATACACTGAGGAATTCTGCTGCCTTTTCATCTCCATTATCTGTCCCTGTTTCTCGCACTGCTAATGGGGCAGTATTGGGATCAACAAAACCCACATACAG GTCCCCATTGGCAGGTGTACTCCAACCACAGTTTGTGAAGGAGATGTGCACCCTCTTGGTCACGATTTCAGGAAAAGCAACAGAGCCACTTGCAG GAAAAGTAGGAAAAATGGATACACGGTCCGAGAGAGAGAATATTGAAACTTATTCTGCTTCTCCCACTCAAGAGAAGGAAAGTAGTCTAAAAGGATGGAATGCTATAGAACACATGCCTGATGACTGTCTAAATGGGAACAAAGCAGAAAAAGATGGAAGCATTGATTCAGGTGACGTTGAGAATGCCAGGCCATCCTCCCCTGATATTGATTTGATGTGCCATGAAGAGGAGATGATGTTTATGGAAATGGGGTCCCCAGTTGGAGTGGCACAGCTTTGTCAAAGCAAAACCCAGAAACCAGATGATGGATATGAGTGCTCACAGCTCCACGCGGAGCAGGAAAAGATCATCTTGACCAGTTTCCTCGATATTCTTAATAGAGTGAGCACTTATGGTAGCATAAAAGTATGCCAATCAG GAAACCAAAAGGAACCTGCTGTGAGAGACACTGTAAAAACTGAAATTGAAATGGGAAATCACagaaatggatatcataacagAGGCGTAGCTGCTCTTGTTTTGAATGGCGATCTTCCCAATAAAGCAGCATCACCAGTTCAAAAAGAGTTCACAGAAAGAAGCACCATAAAAGCTGGAATTCAAATGGGTAAACATAAGGCTCATCATAGTAATGGCACTACGCAGTCTCCTGTTATCACGAATCTTACTTCCACTGTTCTTCCTATAAAGGCTGCATCCCCTGTTCAACAAGAATCTGTAGAGAGAGGCACCAAAACAGCCAGAACTGATATAGAAAATCACAGTGGATATGATAATGGCATCATGAAATCTCCTGTTCTAGCACCTTCTGCTTCTAATACTGATCTTCCAGTAAAAGCTGCATCACCTGTTGAAAATCGAGAGAGAAACCCAGCAG GCCAATGTTCCTGGAAAGACCTCTGA